A genomic stretch from Sceloporus undulatus isolate JIND9_A2432 ecotype Alabama chromosome 5, SceUnd_v1.1, whole genome shotgun sequence includes:
- the LOC121931682 gene encoding LOW QUALITY PROTEIN: craniofacial development protein 2-like (The sequence of the model RefSeq protein was modified relative to this genomic sequence to represent the inferred CDS: substituted 1 base at 1 genomic stop codon) gives MTRQVGDRLRNTKSIQSSTTHIIGAWNVRSMSQGKLNIVKMXMEHINILVLGVSELKWIGMGHFDSDNYTVFYSGNENTRRNGEALILRRDVAKAIKGYNAKSDRIISIRVCGKPININIIQGYTPTIDAKEEELVTFCEGVQEEIDKTPAQNIKLIIGDWNTKVGSKEKSKTIGRFGLGKRNEADEHLIEFCEANHLFISFSIQPKRRRYTWTSPQGQRKNQIDYIIRSKSWRSTILMAKTRLGAYCGTDHELVNSKIRVKL, from the coding sequence ATGACGAGGCAAGTGGGAGATAGGCTCAGAAATACAAAATCTATCCAGAGCAGCACAACACATATAATAGGggcatggaatgtgagaagcatgagccaagggaagctgaACATAGTAAAAATGTAAATGGAACACATTAACATACTAGTACTGGGAGTAAGCGAGCTGAAATGGAtaggaatgggccactttgattcagacaactacacagtgttctactcgGGAAATGAGAATACACGAAGGAATGGGGAGGCACTAATACTAAggagagatgtggcaaaagcaaTAAAGGGATATAATGCCAAATCAGACCGAATCATCTCAATAAGGGTCTGTGGAAAACCTATAAATATTAACATAATTCAAGGATATACACCAACCATagatgcaaaagaggaagaaTTAGTGACATTTTGTgaaggagtccaggaagaaattgacaaaacACCAGCACAGAACATTAAACtaatcataggtgactggaacaccaaagttggaagcaaagagaAATCCAAAACAATAGGCAGATTCGGATTAGGCAAAAGGAATGAAGCAGATGAGCATCTGATAGAGTTCTGTGAAGCCAACCATCtattcatttccttttccatACAGCCAAAGCGAAGGcgatacacatggacatcaccacaAGGACAAcgcaaaaaccaaatagattatataatcagAAGCAAAAGTTGGAGAAGTACCATTTTGATGGCCAAGACTAGACTGGGTGCttactgtggcacagaccatgaattaGTTAattcaaaaattagagtaaaactt